One Gordonia sp. SID5947 genomic region harbors:
- a CDS encoding alpha/beta hydrolase, with protein MIVVLGVLGLGAGPAAAVPPPPTIVLVHGAFADATGWRDVADTLRGQGYPVQTFDNPLRGPAHDSALLEKQLAGIRGPVVLVGHSYGGAVITNTHDRDVVANVYIAAFAPARGEFVQGLLNPLTYPGSRLLPPALQLKIVDDPTGPGGKNLDGYIARPYFRDIFAQDVSPATAADMFAHQKSAALSANLEPSGDPSWRTVPSWYLVSRQDRVIPPALQRFMSSRAAQGRTSEVDASHASLVSRPGAVAAVVLRAARASQQ; from the coding sequence ATGATCGTCGTCCTCGGTGTCCTCGGTCTGGGCGCCGGACCGGCCGCCGCGGTCCCGCCGCCACCGACGATCGTCTTGGTGCACGGCGCATTCGCGGATGCAACCGGCTGGCGCGACGTTGCGGACACACTGAGAGGCCAGGGCTATCCGGTCCAGACCTTCGACAACCCGCTGCGCGGACCGGCCCACGATTCGGCGCTTCTCGAGAAGCAACTCGCCGGCATCAGAGGGCCGGTGGTGTTGGTGGGACATAGTTATGGCGGCGCGGTCATCACCAACACTCATGATCGCGACGTGGTGGCCAACGTCTACATCGCGGCGTTCGCACCGGCGCGGGGCGAATTCGTCCAAGGACTGCTCAACCCGCTGACCTATCCGGGCAGCCGATTGCTCCCGCCTGCGCTGCAACTGAAGATCGTCGACGATCCCACCGGCCCGGGAGGCAAGAACCTCGACGGATACATCGCGCGCCCGTATTTCCGCGACATCTTCGCCCAAGACGTCAGCCCCGCGACGGCCGCTGACATGTTCGCCCATCAGAAGTCGGCCGCGCTCAGTGCCAATCTCGAACCGTCGGGCGATCCGTCGTGGCGCACGGTACCGAGCTGGTACCTGGTGTCCAGACAGGACCGCGTCATCCCGCCCGCACTGCAACGATTCATGTCCTCACGGGCCGCACAGGGTCGGACGAGTGAGGTCGACGCGAGCCATGCGTCTCTGGTCTCTCGCCCGGGCGCCGTGGCGGCTGTGGTGCTCAGGGCGGCCCGCGCATCTCAACAGTGA
- a CDS encoding alpha/beta hydrolase, with the protein MTSSSSPDTVVLIHGLWMTPRSWEHWVPYYENKGLRVLTPAYPGFDIEVEALRENPDVIADLTVDDTVDHLAGIIESLPSPPILIGHSFGGALTQLLVDRGLGAAAVVIDSAPTEGVLVNPPSQLKSLFPILKRPSSRHKAAGFTHEQFQYAFTNTLSDEDSRAAYDRYAIPAPGAWVWRYGVFANLTPRHLETAVDYSRDDRAPLLFIAGGADHIMPPSVNRSNARHYRKSSAVTDFHEFPGRSHWTCAEPGWEAVADHALTWAHSQLDEPTASSPRQS; encoded by the coding sequence ATGACATCTTCGTCCTCCCCCGACACCGTTGTGCTGATCCACGGATTGTGGATGACACCGCGCAGTTGGGAACACTGGGTGCCCTACTACGAGAACAAGGGGCTGCGGGTGCTCACCCCGGCCTATCCCGGGTTCGATATCGAGGTGGAGGCGCTGCGGGAGAACCCGGACGTGATCGCCGACCTGACGGTCGACGACACCGTCGACCATCTGGCGGGAATCATCGAATCGCTACCGAGCCCGCCCATCCTCATCGGACATTCGTTCGGCGGCGCGTTGACCCAGCTGCTGGTCGACCGCGGGCTCGGTGCGGCCGCGGTCGTGATCGACTCGGCACCCACCGAAGGCGTGCTCGTGAACCCTCCGTCGCAGTTGAAGTCGTTGTTCCCGATCCTCAAGCGCCCTTCCAGTCGTCACAAGGCAGCAGGATTCACCCATGAGCAGTTCCAGTACGCGTTCACCAACACCTTGAGCGATGAGGATTCGCGGGCCGCCTACGACCGGTATGCGATCCCCGCACCCGGGGCGTGGGTGTGGCGTTACGGGGTCTTCGCGAATTTGACGCCGCGACATCTCGAGACCGCGGTCGACTATTCGCGAGACGATCGCGCGCCGCTGCTCTTCATCGCGGGCGGGGCCGATCACATCATGCCGCCGTCGGTGAACAGGTCCAATGCCCGTCACTACCGGAAGTCGTCGGCTGTCACCGACTTCCACGAGTTCCCGGGTCGGTCGCATTGGACCTGTGCCGAACCCGGC